The Shewanella japonica genome has a window encoding:
- a CDS encoding EAL domain-containing protein: MRNTFNSIQTRIFTFFMVLLIAVQAISFAINYYSNKRLEKQQLENQLSVAELVFKSEYDNRNYYLSAFAETAAKDFGLKDIFIDGDSRSFLVALNNHRKRINADLAIAVDHQGNVIGELLTTAKGPNKGKVNVGPEQGQPFRFPLATEFETNSPIYPLGEHVYQLRFSPLTSGAANIIGWVGFGFIIGDELTHSLSEQTGLNTGFLLTSEKSNQLISLSNTRFTHEDHQVISDFIEHDQTNDEYILWQSDLGEVKRDSQDNVQLHAFMYLSRNAALESAQDHWFQQLLLILLMLPMSLFVAYIIARGVTKPLTLLIKQARFIAKGNYNSKVEVGNSAEMKELAEEITAMQQAILSRENKIAFQAYHDPLTNLGNKNELIRITSSWFESKSPLAICLINIRRMTEINGTLGHVVGDMVITEVGRRLASFDEIDLVCRINGDEFVLAIEHTEQISLTALINHVQQTVEANYCYQDISLHLQTTIGISFVYYPSDLETLLRQADTALQYAKKHHQHLQIYHQQIDVNTVDRLQLVNDLKPAIEQDELVLFYQPKLNLKLNKVTHVEALVRWQHPIRGMIPPDSFIPIAEKMGQMNALTNWVINQALDQYLLWQQQGVELSIAINISAENLKDDQFCQHILQMIKDKKVPIEALTLEITEDAVVADPEHAIKQLTELKQHGLKLSIDDYGTGYSSLAQLKQLPVDELKIDKSFVQNLMSSEDDKIIVSSTLQLAHNLGLKVVAEGIEDEGSLKWLTQRGCEMGQGFYLSKPVDAEKLTQWLAQSKYR; this comes from the coding sequence ATGCGAAATACGTTCAATAGTATTCAAACTCGTATATTCACCTTTTTCATGGTGTTATTAATAGCTGTTCAAGCTATTTCTTTTGCCATTAATTACTATTCGAATAAACGTTTAGAAAAACAGCAGTTAGAAAACCAACTATCAGTAGCTGAGTTGGTATTTAAGTCAGAATATGACAACCGAAATTACTATTTATCCGCTTTTGCCGAAACGGCTGCAAAAGACTTTGGCCTTAAAGATATTTTTATTGATGGCGACAGCCGCAGTTTTTTGGTGGCATTAAATAATCATCGAAAACGCATCAATGCAGATTTAGCTATTGCAGTTGATCATCAAGGGAATGTGATTGGCGAGCTGTTAACGACAGCAAAAGGACCTAACAAAGGCAAAGTTAATGTTGGACCAGAGCAAGGTCAGCCATTTAGATTCCCGCTCGCAACAGAATTTGAAACCAATAGCCCCATATACCCTCTTGGCGAGCATGTTTATCAGTTAAGGTTTTCACCATTAACCAGTGGCGCAGCAAACATTATTGGCTGGGTGGGCTTTGGCTTTATTATTGGCGACGAGTTAACGCATTCGTTATCGGAGCAAACCGGCTTGAACACTGGATTTTTGCTCACATCTGAAAAAAGTAACCAATTAATTAGCCTCTCCAATACCAGATTCACCCACGAAGACCATCAAGTCATCAGTGACTTTATTGAACACGATCAAACCAATGATGAATACATTTTATGGCAATCAGATTTAGGTGAGGTTAAGCGTGATAGCCAAGACAATGTTCAACTACATGCCTTTATGTATTTGAGTCGCAATGCTGCGCTTGAATCAGCACAAGATCATTGGTTTCAACAATTATTATTGATTTTATTAATGTTGCCGATGTCACTATTTGTGGCCTACATTATTGCTCGAGGTGTCACTAAGCCACTTACATTATTGATAAAACAAGCTCGATTTATTGCAAAAGGTAATTACAATTCAAAGGTAGAAGTTGGCAACAGTGCAGAGATGAAAGAACTCGCTGAAGAAATCACTGCCATGCAACAAGCCATATTAAGCCGTGAAAACAAAATCGCCTTTCAAGCCTACCATGACCCACTGACCAATCTAGGTAATAAAAACGAGTTAATCCGCATCACCTCGAGCTGGTTCGAAAGCAAATCTCCATTAGCAATATGCCTGATTAATATTCGTCGTATGACTGAAATCAACGGTACCTTAGGTCATGTTGTTGGCGATATGGTGATCACAGAAGTTGGCCGTCGATTAGCAAGCTTTGATGAAATAGATCTCGTCTGCCGTATTAACGGCGATGAATTTGTCCTTGCTATTGAGCACACAGAGCAAATATCACTTACCGCATTAATTAATCATGTCCAACAAACTGTTGAAGCCAATTACTGCTATCAAGACATTTCGTTGCATTTACAAACCACTATCGGCATCAGTTTTGTTTATTACCCAAGTGATCTCGAAACACTATTACGCCAAGCCGACACCGCCTTACAGTATGCGAAGAAACATCATCAACATTTACAGATTTACCACCAGCAAATTGATGTTAATACCGTAGACAGACTGCAATTAGTCAACGACCTAAAACCGGCAATTGAGCAAGATGAGCTAGTGTTATTTTACCAACCTAAGCTGAACCTCAAGCTCAATAAAGTAACCCATGTAGAGGCATTGGTTCGTTGGCAACATCCGATAAGAGGCATGATCCCGCCAGATAGCTTTATTCCTATCGCTGAAAAAATGGGACAAATGAATGCTCTAACGAACTGGGTAATCAATCAAGCGCTAGACCAATACCTACTATGGCAACAACAAGGAGTTGAGTTGTCCATAGCAATCAATATTTCAGCTGAGAATTTAAAGGATGATCAATTTTGCCAGCATATTTTGCAAATGATTAAAGATAAGAAAGTGCCTATCGAAGCATTAACGCTAGAGATCACCGAGGATGCCGTTGTTGCCGACCCTGAACATGCCATCAAGCAACTTACAGAGCTCAAACAGCATGGGCTTAAGCTATCAATTGATGATTATGGTACTGGCTACTCCTCTTTAGCCCAGCTAAAACAACTTCCCGTGGATGAGCTAAAAATTGACAAGTCATTTGTGCAAAACTTGATGAGCAGTGAAGATGATAAAATTATTGTCAGTTCAACCTTGCAGCTTGCCCATAACTTAGGCTTAAAAGTGGTGGCTGAAGGCATTGAAGATGAAGGTTCTCTCAAATGGTTAACCCAGCGAGGCTGTGAAATGGGCCAAGGCTTTTACTTGTCAAAACCCGTTGATGCCGAAAAGTTAACCCAATGGTTAGCACAATCAAAATACCGTTAA
- a CDS encoding PBPRA1643 family SWIM/SEC-C metal-binding motif protein, with protein sequence MSDKFFFKGRQTPKPAYGESGYNTKRQAKLGTKVKPLTLSVQTAERAAQVQQILDDKNLFANMTVDENNAENIIELEGIINKPTAVTAEAKINRNDPCSCGSGKKYKKCCG encoded by the coding sequence ATGTCAGACAAATTTTTCTTCAAAGGCCGTCAAACGCCTAAACCTGCCTATGGCGAAAGTGGTTACAATACTAAACGTCAGGCTAAGCTTGGTACTAAAGTTAAGCCACTAACCTTGTCAGTTCAAACCGCAGAAAGAGCTGCGCAAGTACAGCAAATACTAGATGACAAAAACCTGTTTGCGAACATGACTGTTGATGAAAATAACGCTGAAAATATTATTGAGCTAGAGGGCATTATCAATAAGCCTACCGCAGTAACAGCCGAAGCAAAAATTAACCGCAACGATCCTTGCAGCTGTGGCAGTGGAAAAAAATACAAAAAGTGCTGTGGTTAA